The genomic window CTTTTTTCTTCTTTTGCAGTATCCAAAGGATACGTTCCATCTTCCCAACCATCATAAATTGAGACAGGGAAAGAATCTCCTTGCAGAGCTTCCATAGGTGCTGCAAATTTTTTAAAGAACTCCGAATGATTCATTTCATCAACAAGATCATCAGTGCATTGCTCCCATGATGCAGGATATTCTACCGGAACGATAGCATTAACGCCTGCGTCAATCGCTTCCCAGTTCATATCGACAACATGTTGCCCTTTATTTCCATAAGAAGTAACAACTGATTCTTTTAATTTAGAAATCGCTAAATCCAACGGAATAACATTGGCTAATTTAAAAAATGCTGATTGCATCACCATATTAATGCGGCCGCCTAATCCAATTTTTTTAGCAATGCCAACGGCATCCACAATATAGAATTTGACATTACTTCTTGCGATACTGCGTTTTAAAGAAGCCGGTAATTTTTCATCCAGCTCTTCTATTGTCCAAGTACAATTTAATAAGAAAGTACCACCTTTTTTTACTCCTTGTAATAAATCAAAATTCTTCACATAAGATTGTCTATGACACGCAATAAAATCAGCTGTATGAATTAAATAGGGCATCTTAATTGTTTCTTTTCCAAATCTCAAATGAGAAACTGTTACCCCACCAGACTTTTTGGAGTCATAAGCAAAATATCCTTGAGCATATAAATCTGTATTATCGCCAATAATCTTAATTGCCGTTTTATTAGCGCCTACTGTACCATCTGAACCGAATCCCCAAAACTTGCAAGCATGAAGCCCAGTTTGTCCAAGGTCTAGCGCCTCAGTTCTATCTAAAGACAAATTAGTGACATCATCAACAATACCTACGACAAAGTGATTTTTAGGAATTTCTTTTTCCAGATTGTCGAAACAGGCGACCACATCTGCCGGTAAGTATTCTTTGCCCCCAAGACCAAATCTACCAGCATACACCTTAGGAGCGCTATCTACAGTTGCAAATGTTGATGCCACACTTTGATATACAGGATCACCATTGGCACCTGCTTCTTTCGAACGATCCAATACTACAATTTTCTTAACCGTTTTGGGTATCGCATCAATAAAGTGCTTTTCAGACCACGGCCGGAATAAATGAATATTTAAACATCCGACTTTACGACCTTGTTTATTCAGGTATCTTACCGTTTCTTCCGTTACTTCCGCACCACTCCCCATAATTACGATAACGCTTTCAGCATCTGCAACGCCTGTATAATTGAAAAGATGATATTCTCGTCCTGTAATTTCTTTGACTTTCTTCATATAATTTTCAACCATATCGGGAATAGCATCATAGAATTTATTACGTGATTCAAGGTGCTGCATATAAATGTCCCCAGTTTCACAGGCGCCTCTCCAGACAGGATTATCTGGATTTAAAGCCCGTTGTCTAAATTCTAATAAAGATTTTTCATCAAGAAATTCTTTTAATTCTTTATAATCAAGCACTTCTATTTTTTGTATTTCATGAGAAGTTCTAAATCCATCAAAAAAATTCATGAAGGGAATTCGACTCGAAATAGCCGTTGCATGAGCCACCGCAGATAAATCCATAACCTCTTGAACACTAGATTCTGCTAGCATCGCAATACCTGTAGAACGAGTAGTCATAACATCATTGTGTTCTGCAAAAATGGTTAATGCATGAGATGCCACAGTACGGGAGGCTACATGAAATACGCCCGGTAATAATTCACCAGCAATTTTGAACATACTTGGAATCATAAGCATAAGACCTTGAGATGATGTAAAGGTATTTGCTAATGAGCCACATTGTAAAGCCCCATGCATCGTCGCAACTGCTCCCCCTTCAGACTGCATTTCCTGGACTCTTACAGTATGACCAAATAAATTTTTACGTCCCTCCGCCGCCCATTCGTCGATATGTTCAGCCATTGGAGATGATGGTGTAATTGGAAATACAGAAGCAATTTCGGTAAATGCATATGCTACATATGCAGCTGCCGTATTTCCATCCATCGTTTTAAATTCTTTACCCTTAGTCATTTAACTACACCTCTTCTATACTCTACGATAAATACATGGCTCTACACTTGTGTTACCAATACCTTAAATGGCCTTTTATAAATCGGTATCTTTTTTTAAGATATAGCTTTTTATATTTTTTTTCTTTGAAATTTTTGACATTTTCATTAGTATTTTTGTTCACTTATTAATTCTATGGGTATAATATATCTGTATATATTACATCAGAAAAAAAATTGACATTTACAAAATCACATCATTATATTCTAAAATAACCTCAAAATATCCTAAAAAAAGAATGATTCATCCACGAATTTCATAAGAAACATAAAATTTCTCCGAAATTATCAAATATTTCAAATAACGGTCATGGCCATTTAAAATCTGAAGCAATTGTAGAATTAGAGTATGAAATGTATAGAAACGAAAGAGTCTTTTCACACAATAGACTTAATAAAAACTGCAAAATCGGCTTACATCTACATCGTAAAGATAGTGAAACTATTTATATACTTAGAGTACCGATACTGGTATAAATAACAGAATCAACCGTTCTATTAATCAGGATGACATACTATTTTGTGGAGATGGCAATCAACATAGTCTTTTAAATGTTAATGACGAACCATTAGAATTCATATCACTAATATTATTTAAATAAATTTACATTCAATACATATCATATATAAGAGATAAAAGCCTACAAATACTCCCCCTGGCATCAGGTAGGTTTATTTGTAGGCTTTTATCTCTTACAAAAGAATTAATTGAAATTATAGTTCATAATTATTTAAAGTGTAAAAAGTTATTATACATACATTTATACTGTGACTGTTCTATTAAAAATTTATGCACATAATTTTTTTCTTTTTATTATTTCGTACCCTAACTACCGTGCGTTGGCCTCGCCGCGATAGATGGTGCCACGGCTGCTGTCAACCGTAACGGTTTCCCCGTTTTCCAAAAGCTCCAGGGCATTTGTCGTCCCGATAATCGTCGGGATCCCCAAGGTAATAGCAACGATAGCCGATTCGCTGGAAAGCCCAACTTCCTCGGAAATAATGGCGCCGGCCCGTTTCATGTAAGGGATGAGCGCCGGTACTGCACTGCGGATGACGAGGACGGCTCCATCTGTAAAGTCCGCCGCCAACGAAGACTCGTCCTTGGCCAGGCAGATCTTACCGATCGCCGAATTTCGTCCGATGCCGGTACCTCGCAATAAGACGTCGCCGACCACTTGCACACGGATCATATTCGTCGAACCTGCCTGCGAGACCGGGACGCCTGCCGTCAAAACGACGAGATCACCGGCTTTAATCAACTCATTGTCGAGCGCCGCAAAAATTGCATTTTCAACGACTTCATCGGAATCTCCCGCTTCTTTTCCCAAAACGGCATGAACGCCCCAATTCAGTTGCAGCCGCCGAATGATCGTTTCGTGCGGCGATACGGCAATAATCGGGCAATCAGGACGGTATTTGGAAATCATCTGCGCCGTACTGCCGCCTTCGGTAGAAGCGATAATCGCGGCGGCGTGAAGATCCTTTGCGATCCGCACCGTCGCTCTGCCGATTGATTCCGTCGTCGTCGATGACGACGCGTGCTCATCTTCATGAGAATTCGGTTCGAAGGTTCCTTCCGTATACAAGGCGACGCGAGCCATCGTCTGCACGGCTTCGACCGGGTAGAGTCCGCCGGCCGTCTCTCCGCTGAGCATGATCGCATCGGTACCGTCCAAAATAGCATTGGCAACGTCACTCGTTTCCGCCCGCGTCGGCCGCGGATTATTGCACATTGATTCCAGCATTTGCGTCGCCGTGATCACCGGCTTGCCGGCCTGCTGGCATTTGATGATCAGCATCTTTTGCAGTGCCGGAACTTCCTCTGCCGGCACCTCCACCCCGAGGTCGCCGCGGGCGACCATGATGCCGTCGCTCATCTTGATAATCTCATCGATGTTCTGTACGGCAGCTTGACATTCGATCTTGGAAATGATTTTCATCGGACTGTTGTGTTTTTCCAATATCTTGCGGATCGTCACGACATCCTTGCCACGTTGAATAAATGAAGCGGCGATCCAATCCATATTCATGCGGACGCCGAATTCGATATCCCTTTCATCTGTTTCCGAAACGGCCGGCAAATTGATGGCAATGCCCGGTACGGCAACGCGCTTACGATCACTCATCTTCCCGTTGTTGAGAATGACGGTATGAATATCTTCGCCTTCAATACCGGTTACTTCCAAGTTGACCAACCCGTCGGAAAGAAGAATGTGGTCGCCGACATGAAGGTCCTGCGGCAGTTCTTTATAATTCATCGACGAAATCGTTTCATCGCCGATTACG from Megasphaera vaginalis (ex Bordigoni et al. 2020) includes these protein-coding regions:
- the nifJ gene encoding pyruvate:ferredoxin (flavodoxin) oxidoreductase: MTKGKEFKTMDGNTAAAYVAYAFTEIASVFPITPSSPMAEHIDEWAAEGRKNLFGHTVRVQEMQSEGGAVATMHGALQCGSLANTFTSSQGLMLMIPSMFKIAGELLPGVFHVASRTVASHALTIFAEHNDVMTTRSTGIAMLAESSVQEVMDLSAVAHATAISSRIPFMNFFDGFRTSHEIQKIEVLDYKELKEFLDEKSLLEFRQRALNPDNPVWRGACETGDIYMQHLESRNKFYDAIPDMVENYMKKVKEITGREYHLFNYTGVADAESVIVIMGSGAEVTEETVRYLNKQGRKVGCLNIHLFRPWSEKHFIDAIPKTVKKIVVLDRSKEAGANGDPVYQSVASTFATVDSAPKVYAGRFGLGGKEYLPADVVACFDNLEKEIPKNHFVVGIVDDVTNLSLDRTEALDLGQTGLHACKFWGFGSDGTVGANKTAIKIIGDNTDLYAQGYFAYDSKKSGGVTVSHLRFGKETIKMPYLIHTADFIACHRQSYVKNFDLLQGVKKGGTFLLNCTWTIEELDEKLPASLKRSIARSNVKFYIVDAVGIAKKIGLGGRINMVMQSAFFKLANVIPLDLAISKLKESVVTSYGNKGQHVVDMNWEAIDAGVNAIVPVEYPASWEQCTDDLVDEMNHSEFFKKFAAPMEALQGDSFPVSIYDGWEDGTYPLDTAKEEKRGASVSVPKWDVSKCVQCNKCSFVCPHAAIRPFLTTDSEVKEAPAGLETKKAVGKEAYNFSIAVSVKDCLGCTSCTKVCPAGALEMADYDQEEYKSDLWNYLVKLPQKENFMNKNTVKGSQFEMPYLEFTGACAGCAETPYAKVITQLFGDRMIIANAHGCSNVWGGSAPTNGYKKNQQGHGPAWGNSLFEDNAEYGYGYFLGDRNNRQLLKGYVDEAMSVASSELASVLKNWADKMEESEGTRERADAVVAALEKEKEGKFELERIYDLKQNLIKRSTWIFGGDGWAYDIGFGGLDHVLALDENVNVFVFDTEVYSNTGGQPSKATPTAAVGKFATMGKRTKKKDLGMMCMSYGYIYVAQVAMGADPNQFMKAIAEAEAYNGPSIVIGYAPCINHGLKSGQGNSQLEQKRAVDSGYWHLYRYNPDLKDQGKNPFSLDSQVPQGNFRDFLLGEVRFASLQKVDAASAEALYAKTEKDAKDRYENYVHMQEIMKPRK
- the pyk gene encoding pyruvate kinase — its product is MLKKTKIVCTLGPSSETPEKLEAMIQAGMNVARFNFSHGSHDEHKGRIEAVRAAAQKMQRPIALMLDTKGPEIRLGLFKNGSIEMKAGAPFTLTARDVIGDETISSMNYKELPQDLHVGDHILLSDGLVNLEVTGIEGEDIHTVILNNGKMSDRKRVAVPGIAINLPAVSETDERDIEFGVRMNMDWIAASFIQRGKDVVTIRKILEKHNSPMKIISKIECQAAVQNIDEIIKMSDGIMVARGDLGVEVPAEEVPALQKMLIIKCQQAGKPVITATQMLESMCNNPRPTRAETSDVANAILDGTDAIMLSGETAGGLYPVEAVQTMARVALYTEGTFEPNSHEDEHASSSTTTESIGRATVRIAKDLHAAAIIASTEGGSTAQMISKYRPDCPIIAVSPHETIIRRLQLNWGVHAVLGKEAGDSDEVVENAIFAALDNELIKAGDLVVLTAGVPVSQAGSTNMIRVQVVGDVLLRGTGIGRNSAIGKICLAKDESSLAADFTDGAVLVIRSAVPALIPYMKRAGAIISEEVGLSSESAIVAITLGIPTIIGTTNALELLENGETVTVDSSRGTIYRGEANAR